In one window of Pseudomonadota bacterium DNA:
- the mgtA gene encoding magnesium-translocating P-type ATPase: protein MIKSINELYAFWALSPNTLLTRLQATIDGLTGIEAQKRLQTFGPNTLKPKKRKDSLALILAQFKSPIIIILLFATGLSFILHDVTDALIILAIILVSGLLGFFQERGAVNAVQKLLSIVQVRTMTLRDGDFMDVPIEEVVPGDIIKLNAGDIIPGDCMIIESKDLFLDEATLTGETYPVEKETGILNEAAPLNRRTNTLFMGTHVVSGDGKAVVVHTGKDTEFGKISEQLKFRPPETEFEHGVSHFGYLLLEVTMILIILIFTINVYFHRPVLESFLFSLALAVGLTPQLLPAIISINLAHGAKRMAGQKVIVKRLASIENFGSMNILCSDKTGTLTEGLVQLHTVLDIEGRENEKALLYAYINAYYETGFTNPLDEAIRQYRQFDLSHMSKLNEVPYDFIRKRLTILVDNDNAHLMVTKGALSNVLAVCSTVEISGGEVADIGTFQEKINQQFIDLSNKGFRTLGLAYKDMGSQSSMTKDDEMHMTFLGFLVFFDPIKEGIIEVIKILKESGVTLKVITGDSELVAASVTERMNFPNRSILNGSSIREMSNEALMKKVNSVDIFAEIEPNQKERIILALRKSGNVVGYMGDGINDASALHAADVGISVNSAVDVAKEVADIVLLEKDLRVLANGVLEGRKTFANTLKYVFMATSANFGNMFSMAGASLFLSFLPLLPKQILFTNLLTDFPEMTIATDSVDQEMLNQPRKWNIKFIRNFMLVFGLLSSVFDYLTFGVLLLVLNASVEEFRTGWFMESVISASMIVLVIRTRGPFLKSRPGKALLTATFLVAVVTILFPYTPMGTLFGFAPIPLPYILTLLLIVVLYIISAEVAKRFFYKWAKL, encoded by the coding sequence CGATGGTTTGACCGGGATTGAGGCACAAAAACGACTTCAAACCTTTGGCCCTAATACCCTGAAACCAAAGAAGAGGAAAGATTCACTTGCACTTATCCTTGCACAGTTCAAAAGCCCGATCATTATAATACTACTTTTTGCGACTGGACTCTCCTTTATACTTCATGATGTAACCGATGCATTGATCATACTGGCAATAATCCTGGTTAGCGGCCTGCTTGGATTCTTCCAGGAACGTGGAGCGGTTAATGCTGTTCAGAAACTCCTTTCCATTGTCCAGGTCAGAACAATGACACTTCGTGACGGAGATTTCATGGATGTGCCAATCGAAGAAGTGGTACCGGGCGATATAATCAAATTAAACGCTGGAGATATTATCCCTGGTGACTGTATGATCATTGAATCCAAGGACCTTTTTCTTGACGAAGCAACATTGACAGGAGAGACCTACCCGGTGGAAAAGGAAACAGGGATCCTCAACGAGGCAGCCCCTCTCAACCGGAGAACAAACACGCTTTTCATGGGTACCCATGTTGTGAGCGGCGACGGAAAGGCGGTTGTTGTTCATACCGGGAAGGATACGGAGTTTGGAAAGATATCTGAACAGCTTAAATTCAGGCCGCCAGAGACGGAATTTGAACATGGTGTCAGTCATTTTGGCTACCTCCTGTTAGAGGTTACCATGATACTGATAATATTGATCTTTACTATCAACGTATATTTCCACCGGCCAGTGCTGGAATCGTTCCTTTTTTCCCTTGCCCTTGCGGTAGGGCTCACGCCTCAGCTTCTACCGGCAATTATCAGTATCAACCTTGCCCACGGTGCAAAACGGATGGCTGGCCAGAAGGTTATCGTAAAACGGCTTGCATCGATTGAGAACTTCGGAAGCATGAATATCCTCTGTTCCGATAAAACCGGCACCTTAACCGAGGGCCTGGTACAATTGCACACTGTCCTCGATATAGAGGGCCGGGAGAACGAAAAGGCCCTTCTCTACGCATATATCAATGCATACTATGAAACAGGCTTTACAAATCCTCTTGATGAAGCAATCCGCCAATATCGGCAGTTCGACCTTTCACATATGAGCAAGCTTAACGAAGTGCCCTACGATTTTATCCGCAAGCGCCTTACCATACTTGTGGATAATGACAATGCTCATCTCATGGTAACAAAAGGTGCACTTTCAAATGTACTCGCTGTTTGCTCCACCGTTGAAATTTCCGGGGGGGAGGTTGCTGATATAGGAACATTTCAGGAGAAAATCAATCAGCAGTTCATTGACCTAAGCAATAAGGGTTTCAGGACTCTTGGCCTCGCATATAAGGATATGGGTTCTCAATCTTCTATGACAAAAGATGATGAGATGCACATGACCTTTCTTGGTTTCCTCGTTTTCTTTGACCCTATCAAGGAGGGTATCATCGAAGTTATCAAAATCCTTAAAGAATCCGGTGTCACGCTGAAAGTCATTACCGGAGATAGCGAGCTTGTTGCCGCCAGTGTAACTGAGCGTATGAATTTCCCGAACCGTAGTATACTGAACGGTTCCAGTATTCGTGAAATGAGTAATGAAGCACTGATGAAAAAGGTCAACAGCGTAGATATCTTTGCTGAGATTGAGCCGAATCAAAAAGAGCGTATCATCCTTGCTTTGAGGAAATCGGGAAATGTAGTCGGATACATGGGAGACGGCATCAATGACGCATCGGCATTACATGCTGCAGATGTAGGAATTTCGGTAAACAGCGCGGTAGATGTGGCTAAGGAAGTGGCCGATATCGTACTTCTCGAAAAAGACCTCCGTGTTCTGGCAAATGGTGTACTGGAGGGCAGGAAAACTTTCGCAAATACGCTTAAGTATGTCTTTATGGCTACAAGCGCCAACTTCGGCAACATGTTCAGCATGGCAGGGGCCTCACTTTTTCTTTCTTTCCTTCCTCTACTTCCAAAACAGATTCTATTCACGAACCTATTGACTGATTTTCCTGAGATGACAATTGCCACCGACAGCGTTGACCAGGAGATGCTCAATCAGCCCCGTAAATGGAACATCAAGTTCATCCGTAACTTTATGCTTGTTTTCGGTTTACTTAGCTCTGTTTTTGACTATCTTACCTTTGGCGTCCTTCTTCTTGTTCTCAATGCATCGGTCGAAGAATTCAGGACCGGCTGGTTCATGGAATCCGTTATTTCTGCTTCAATGATCGTGCTGGTCATACGAACCCGGGGACCTTTCCTGAAAAGTAGGCCGGGTAAGGCTTTATTGACTGCCACTTTCCTTGTCGCCGTGGTTACAATCCTTTTCCCTTATACACCTATGGGAACGCTCTTTGGATTTGCACCTATACCGCTGCCATACATTTTGACGCTCCTTCTTATTGTCGTGCTCTATATCATTTCAGCAGAGGTAGCAAAAAGGTTCTTCTATAAATGGGCAAAGTTATGA
- the serA gene encoding phosphoglycerate dehydrogenase has translation MKKFKVLVTDNISKKGVNILEREGNTEVDIKAGIKADELKKIIGEYDAIVTRSGTNVTESLLETPGKLRIIGRAGVGVDNIDIEAASKKGIIVINAPTGNTLAATELTMGHILGAARKIPLANSSLKSGKWDRKSLGVELYNKVLGIVGLGRIGSNIAIRAKSFGMKIISYDPYIKRSKADALGVTLYDKLDDLLKEVDIITFHTPLTPVTKNMITAREIALMKDGVIIVNCARGGIVNEDDLYNALKSGKIFSAGIDVFVKEPPDNSKLLELENLFVTPHIGANTTEGQEAVSVIIAEQVLNALNNRPCLNAINIPFMKSQLPETMQLYFNLTEKMGKFAAQISEGRPEMIKIIMVGKSFEEDLCERRFDVPFSYQPFTIAGLKGFFEVNHKGAATYINAPYLAKDGNIFIEETKASQFDKFNDLILFIIKTDKGETSIGGTVFPDKLGRIVLLDRFHLDMVPEGAFIQFRIFDKPGIVGKVGTILGNNNINISGFGMSRQKSGEEVAFVSVDDHISSEVLDEILRIDGMIEAKVIYL, from the coding sequence ATGAAGAAATTTAAGGTTCTTGTCACGGATAATATTTCAAAGAAAGGTGTCAATATACTGGAACGTGAAGGCAATACCGAAGTTGATATAAAAGCCGGCATCAAGGCAGATGAACTCAAAAAGATTATCGGTGAATATGATGCTATTGTTACGCGAAGCGGAACAAACGTTACTGAAAGCTTGTTGGAAACCCCGGGTAAACTGAGGATTATAGGAAGAGCAGGCGTTGGTGTTGATAATATAGATATTGAAGCTGCGAGCAAAAAAGGTATTATTGTTATCAATGCTCCCACCGGAAATACCCTTGCAGCAACTGAGTTGACAATGGGACATATCCTGGGCGCTGCAAGGAAGATACCCCTTGCAAATAGTTCCCTTAAATCAGGCAAGTGGGACAGAAAAAGTTTGGGTGTAGAACTTTATAATAAAGTGCTTGGTATTGTGGGACTGGGCAGGATTGGAAGTAACATTGCCATAAGAGCTAAAAGTTTCGGCATGAAGATAATCTCCTATGACCCTTACATCAAAAGGAGCAAAGCCGATGCCCTTGGGGTGACACTATACGATAAGCTGGATGATTTACTCAAGGAAGTTGATATAATTACATTCCATACCCCTTTGACGCCTGTTACAAAAAACATGATTACCGCCAGAGAGATAGCCTTGATGAAAGACGGTGTCATTATTGTTAACTGTGCAAGAGGTGGAATAGTAAATGAAGATGATCTGTATAATGCCTTAAAATCAGGGAAGATATTTAGTGCCGGTATAGATGTTTTTGTAAAAGAGCCTCCCGATAACAGCAAACTGTTGGAGTTGGAAAATCTATTTGTAACGCCGCATATCGGGGCCAATACAACAGAGGGACAGGAGGCGGTTTCTGTAATCATAGCCGAACAGGTTCTAAATGCCCTGAATAACAGACCATGTCTTAATGCTATCAACATACCATTCATGAAATCACAGCTTCCGGAAACTATGCAGCTATATTTTAACCTTACCGAAAAGATGGGAAAATTTGCTGCTCAGATTTCAGAAGGAAGACCTGAAATGATAAAGATTATCATGGTCGGTAAAAGCTTCGAGGAAGACCTTTGTGAAAGAAGATTTGATGTTCCCTTCAGCTACCAGCCTTTTACCATTGCAGGTCTCAAAGGGTTTTTTGAAGTAAACCATAAGGGGGCTGCTACCTATATTAATGCTCCATATCTGGCAAAAGATGGAAATATTTTTATAGAGGAGACAAAGGCATCACAGTTTGATAAATTCAATGATCTTATTTTATTTATCATCAAGACCGATAAAGGTGAAACATCAATCGGCGGAACGGTGTTCCCGGATAAACTGGGAAGAATTGTTTTACTTGACCGCTTTCATCTTGATATGGTGCCGGAAGGTGCCTTTATACAATTCAGAATTTTTGACAAACCCGGTATTGTCGGAAAAGTAGGAACAATACTAGGCAATAACAATATCAATATTTCAGGTTTTGGTATGTCCAGGCAAAAAAGCGGGGAAGAGGTTGCCTTTGTTTCTGTGGATGACCATATTAGCAGTGAAGTGCTTGATGAGATTTTGCGCATAGATGGGATGATTGAAGCAAAGGTTATATATTTATAG
- a CDS encoding DUF296 domain-containing protein: protein MKYQTGEVGRVIVAKFEDSDDIINNIIGIAKKEVIKAGIFYLLGGMKNAKIVVGPEKDELPPIPVWREMKESHEIIGIGTIFWHEEEPKIHFHGAYGKHDKVKVGCLREMADTFIVLECIILEIKGIDAIRKLDPASGMVLLDLP from the coding sequence ATGAAATATCAAACCGGTGAAGTCGGCAGGGTCATTGTTGCGAAGTTTGAAGATAGCGACGATATTATTAACAATATTATAGGCATTGCGAAAAAGGAAGTAATCAAAGCAGGCATTTTTTATCTTCTTGGCGGCATGAAGAATGCTAAGATTGTAGTAGGTCCTGAAAAAGATGAACTCCCGCCCATACCGGTATGGCGCGAGATGAAAGAAAGTCATGAGATTATCGGAATCGGAACAATTTTCTGGCATGAAGAAGAACCGAAGATACATTTTCATGGGGCCTATGGCAAGCATGACAAAGTTAAGGTCGGGTGTCTCCGTGAGATGGCTGATACGTTTATTGTGCTTGAGTGTATCATTCTTGAAATAAAAGGGATAGATGCAATAAGGAAGCTTGATCCTGCTTCAGGGATGGTGCTTCTCGATCTTCCGTAA
- a CDS encoding 4Fe-4S binding protein — protein sequence MKITTSRISQLIFLAIFLIFFVNTEYRGKDEISFAVNSFFRANPLIVLSFLLAAKTFTLLLFPGVLMLIFSTLLGRFFCGWICPLGTIIDLITNKIKKTMPVGILKTNFKYFFLFTLLSAAFFNVNIAGIFDPIAILVRAMTFFLHPLLGYSVKAGWSGLYHIAGENRDYAAPVYAFLKDYILPFRETFYPLAFISFMFFLFIIFLERYEKRNWCKNLCPLGTLLGLLGRLSIFKRIPSHICRDCQTCKTTCPTGFDEDTLQKQDCILCMDCRLKCNFKRVNFAMKLPFARATSAKATSKLMKAPVSAGRRVFLGGMLSGFFVSRVFSFHFPSIQDKSLRPPGVLNDGEFLKKCVRCGECIKVCLRNALYPALFQTGIYGIFMPVLIPRLGYCEYNCNLCGQVCPTGAIPNLPLEQKKKSVIGTAVIDKNHCLPYAKKINCIVCEEHCPVPEKAIKFELFTEKNYEGKRTVLKRPYIADQLCIGCGICENKCPLEGKSAIEVFPVSKKTNK from the coding sequence ATGAAAATAACAACTTCCCGTATATCTCAGTTAATCTTCCTTGCGATATTCCTGATCTTTTTTGTTAATACAGAATATAGAGGGAAGGATGAGATATCCTTTGCTGTTAATAGTTTTTTCAGGGCTAACCCTCTTATTGTCTTAAGCTTTCTACTTGCCGCCAAGACATTTACGCTGCTTCTCTTCCCAGGGGTATTAATGTTGATTTTTTCAACATTACTCGGCAGATTTTTCTGCGGATGGATATGTCCTTTGGGCACAATTATTGACCTGATTACCAATAAAATTAAAAAAACAATGCCTGTCGGAATTTTGAAGACAAATTTCAAGTATTTTTTCCTTTTTACACTTCTATCTGCTGCATTTTTTAATGTGAATATCGCAGGGATTTTTGACCCTATTGCCATACTCGTAAGAGCCATGACATTCTTTCTTCATCCTCTACTGGGATACTCTGTAAAAGCAGGATGGTCTGGTTTATATCATATAGCAGGGGAAAATCGTGATTATGCAGCACCAGTATATGCTTTTTTAAAGGACTATATCCTGCCTTTCAGAGAAACCTTTTACCCCCTTGCCTTTATCTCTTTCATGTTTTTTCTGTTTATTATTTTCCTCGAAAGATACGAAAAAAGGAACTGGTGTAAAAATTTGTGCCCCCTTGGAACACTTCTGGGTCTTTTGGGCAGACTTTCCATATTCAAAAGGATCCCGTCACATATCTGCCGTGATTGCCAAACTTGCAAAACAACCTGCCCCACAGGTTTCGATGAAGACACACTACAGAAACAGGACTGTATTCTCTGCATGGATTGCCGTCTCAAATGCAATTTTAAAAGGGTAAATTTTGCCATGAAACTACCCTTCGCCAGGGCAACCTCTGCCAAAGCTACGTCCAAATTAATGAAAGCACCTGTTTCAGCAGGCAGAAGGGTCTTTCTGGGAGGAATGCTGTCAGGTTTTTTTGTTTCAAGAGTTTTCTCCTTTCACTTCCCATCCATACAGGATAAATCCCTGCGGCCTCCCGGGGTGCTTAATGATGGTGAATTTCTTAAAAAATGCGTGAGATGCGGCGAATGTATCAAGGTCTGCCTGAGAAATGCTCTGTACCCTGCCCTATTTCAGACAGGCATTTACGGGATTTTTATGCCAGTTCTTATACCCCGTCTTGGATATTGCGAATACAACTGCAACCTCTGCGGCCAGGTCTGCCCCACAGGGGCCATCCCGAATCTTCCCTTGGAACAAAAGAAAAAAAGCGTTATAGGCACTGCCGTAATTGACAAAAACCACTGTCTCCCTTATGCAAAAAAGATCAATTGCATCGTCTGCGAAGAACATTGTCCGGTTCCGGAAAAGGCAATAAAATTTGAGTTATTCACAGAAAAGAATTACGAAGGTAAAAGGACCGTCCTGAAAAGACCATATATTGCAGACCAATTATGCATAGGGTGCGGAATTTGTGAAAATAAATGTCCATTAGAAGGAAAATCTGCCATCGAGGTGTTTCCGGTGTCTAAAAAAACAAATAAATAA
- a CDS encoding DUF362 domain-containing protein — protein MKRRDFLKFTASSLLLAGFHKNIFAKEPSVLGVAEGKDYAATTRNAIAGLGGIRKFVKKGNIVVVKPNIGWDRKPEYGATTHPAVVKAIVEDCLEAGAKKVKIFDNTCNDARRCYENSGIQATLRGLTNVELKHIESERFKNTKINGIFLKEWELYDEALLADVFINVPIAKHHSLTRLTLGLKNIMGIMGGNRGYIHRNIDEALSDVNVFMKSHLTIIDATRILLNHGPQGGNLKDVRVLNTVVASADIVSADAYATTLFGLNPHDISTTVSAHRRGLGEINLSKVRILKG, from the coding sequence ATGAAAAGAAGAGATTTTTTGAAGTTTACTGCATCATCTTTACTTTTAGCCGGATTTCACAAAAACATCTTTGCAAAGGAGCCCTCTGTTCTGGGGGTTGCAGAAGGCAAGGATTATGCAGCCACAACAAGGAACGCCATTGCGGGATTGGGCGGCATCCGCAAATTTGTAAAAAAGGGCAATATAGTCGTTGTAAAACCGAACATAGGATGGGACAGAAAGCCGGAATATGGCGCAACCACGCATCCTGCAGTTGTAAAGGCTATAGTTGAAGATTGTCTGGAAGCCGGGGCAAAAAAAGTTAAGATTTTTGACAACACCTGTAATGATGCAAGAAGGTGTTACGAAAACAGTGGTATTCAAGCAACGTTAAGGGGATTAACAAATGTTGAGCTAAAGCACATTGAAAGCGAACGTTTTAAAAACACAAAAATTAACGGCATTTTTCTTAAAGAATGGGAACTATACGACGAAGCTCTTCTTGCCGATGTTTTTATCAATGTACCCATAGCAAAACATCATAGTCTTACTCGTCTCACTCTTGGCTTAAAAAACATCATGGGCATCATGGGTGGCAACAGAGGATACATCCACAGAAATATAGATGAAGCCCTTTCTGATGTTAATGTCTTTATGAAAAGTCATCTGACAATCATTGATGCAACGCGTATTCTCTTAAATCATGGACCACAGGGCGGGAACCTTAAAGATGTAAGGGTGCTGAATACGGTCGTTGCCTCTGCAGATATTGTCTCGGCCGATGCATATGCCACAACCCTCTTTGGTCTTAACCCACATGATATATCAACCACTGTTTCTGCGCACAGAAGAGGTCTGGGAGAAATTAACCTTAGTAAGGTAAGGATATTAAAAGGGTAA